Proteins from one Chloroherpetonaceae bacterium genomic window:
- a CDS encoding FAD-binding oxidoreductase yields MIFKTESTEIQSYLEDSSAIYDGYAAGVYFPENENDLVEITKNCVNRAKSREKVRITLSGNGTGTTGGRIPYGDYVIATDKLNKIISIEKHPDGSGSARVQTGVLLYDFQAEVERQGMIYTPDPTERYCFIGGTIANNSSGARTFKYGATRPYVLQLKCVLPTGELLTIERGKVFSDERGVMSFETDNGRQIVCQVPHYEMPKTTKHVAGYFVEKRTDLIDLIIGSEGTLGIIVEAQLKLLPKPDNLFSGLIYFDSDQHLLGFVGQVVEESRKIDGEKKVDARAVEYFDRNALNFLRKKYPQIPEKAEGAVFFEQETNSSNENSLLENWFSLMQIHEAMIDESWIAMSPDEQQKIRDFRHALPVLVNEWYAKYRQRKISTDMAVPYANFSKLMNAYKTGCENQGFDYILFGHIGDAHLHLNILPKNQEEALKAKELYKTLIKLTLELKGTISAEHGVGKLKSEFLVDMYGEEGIKEMVALKKAFDPYLIMNIGNLIPERFYSLG; encoded by the coding sequence ATGATTTTCAAAACAGAGTCAACAGAGATACAATCTTACCTTGAAGATTCAAGTGCCATTTATGATGGATACGCTGCCGGAGTTTATTTCCCTGAAAATGAGAATGATTTGGTAGAAATCACTAAAAATTGCGTTAACCGAGCAAAGTCGCGTGAGAAGGTTCGAATTACGCTTTCGGGAAATGGTACTGGGACGACAGGGGGCAGAATTCCCTATGGCGATTATGTCATTGCTACAGATAAACTCAATAAAATAATTTCGATAGAGAAACATCCCGATGGCAGTGGCTCTGCTCGGGTTCAAACAGGGGTATTGCTTTATGATTTTCAAGCGGAAGTTGAAAGGCAAGGAATGATTTATACGCCTGACCCTACTGAGCGCTATTGTTTTATTGGCGGTACAATTGCCAATAACTCTTCAGGTGCACGAACTTTCAAGTATGGCGCAACACGGCCATATGTATTGCAATTGAAATGCGTATTGCCAACCGGAGAACTTCTCACGATTGAAAGAGGAAAAGTTTTTTCAGATGAACGAGGGGTTATGTCTTTTGAAACTGACAATGGAAGACAAATTGTATGTCAAGTTCCTCATTATGAAATGCCTAAGACGACAAAGCATGTGGCTGGGTATTTTGTCGAAAAACGGACCGACTTGATTGATCTTATCATCGGGTCTGAAGGAACGCTTGGAATTATCGTTGAAGCACAATTGAAATTACTTCCTAAGCCTGATAATCTTTTTAGCGGTTTGATTTACTTCGATTCAGATCAACACCTTTTAGGCTTTGTTGGACAAGTTGTTGAGGAATCAAGAAAAATTGATGGAGAAAAAAAGGTTGATGCAAGAGCGGTTGAATATTTCGATCGCAACGCACTAAATTTTCTAAGAAAGAAGTATCCGCAAATTCCTGAGAAAGCTGAAGGCGCAGTTTTTTTTGAACAAGAAACCAATTCAAGTAATGAAAATTCTCTTCTTGAGAATTGGTTTTCATTGATGCAAATTCACGAGGCAATGATCGATGAATCTTGGATCGCGATGTCGCCTGATGAACAACAGAAGATAAGAGATTTTAGGCATGCGCTTCCTGTACTTGTCAATGAGTGGTATGCGAAGTATCGCCAAAGAAAAATCAGTACCGATATGGCAGTGCCCTACGCGAATTTCTCAAAATTAATGAATGCATATAAAACGGGTTGCGAAAATCAGGGTTTCGATTACATTCTTTTTGGTCACATTGGTGACGCACATCTACACCTCAATATTTTACCAAAAAATCAAGAGGAGGCTCTAAAGGCAAAAGAACTCTACAAAACTTTGATCAAATTGACCCTTGAATTGAAAGGAACTATATCTGCTGAGCACGGTGTAGGAAAGTTAAAATCTGAATTCCTTGTAGATATGTACGGTGAAGAGGGAATTAAAGAAATGGTTGCATTAAAAAAAGCTTTCGACCCCTATTTAATTATGAACATTGGGAATTTGATTCCAGAGAGATTTTATTCGTTAGGGTGA
- the chlG gene encoding chlorophyll synthase ChlG, which produces MPEVNDSSPLQGSSSNSFESRLSDASGIRRDKGDTERRKQKPIALLLKFLKPITWIPVIWSFVCGSVASGLFTWVNLADWKFWLGVLLTGPLVTGTCQMLNDFFDRHIDQINEPTRPLPAGDISLTNAVLLIAVWSLLSIFAAWLIHPFVVTHSILGIINAHLYSAEPIKLKKRLWWGNIIVAFSYLVFPWLAGEVAYRGEITLPSILISLFYAIASTGTMTVNDFKSTEGDIRVGIMTLPVVFGEKKAAVIASILINVGQVMAALYLLFLGFPIHAMLVFFMILPQIFLQIKFVENPKERDVWYNAIAQNFLVGGMFISALAIASQH; this is translated from the coding sequence ATGCCCGAAGTAAATGATTCCAGCCCCCTTCAGGGATCCTCTTCCAATTCCTTTGAATCCCGCTTGTCCGATGCCTCTGGTATTCGGAGAGACAAAGGCGATACCGAACGTCGAAAGCAAAAACCAATTGCTTTGCTGCTTAAATTCCTAAAGCCTATCACTTGGATTCCAGTGATTTGGAGTTTTGTGTGCGGCTCTGTTGCAAGTGGATTATTCACTTGGGTTAACCTTGCTGACTGGAAATTTTGGTTAGGTGTTTTACTTACCGGACCCTTAGTAACGGGCACTTGCCAGATGCTGAATGATTTTTTTGATAGGCACATTGATCAGATTAATGAACCTACTCGACCATTACCGGCTGGCGATATCTCCCTTACTAATGCGGTTTTACTTATCGCTGTATGGTCTCTCCTTTCCATCTTTGCTGCTTGGCTAATTCATCCGTTCGTTGTCACTCACTCGATTCTCGGAATTATCAATGCGCATTTGTACAGTGCAGAGCCAATAAAACTTAAAAAGCGTTTATGGTGGGGCAATATCATTGTCGCCTTCTCTTACTTGGTTTTTCCTTGGCTCGCGGGTGAAGTTGCTTATCGAGGTGAAATTACTTTGCCTTCCATATTGATATCTCTTTTTTACGCGATTGCCAGTACAGGCACAATGACTGTAAATGATTTTAAATCGACTGAAGGAGATATTCGAGTTGGGATCATGACTTTGCCCGTTGTTTTTGGAGAAAAAAAAGCCGCTGTTATCGCATCAATTCTAATTAATGTAGGACAGGTAATGGCAGCGCTTTATCTTTTATTTCTTGGCTTTCCTATTCATGCAATGCTGGTCTTTTTTATGATTTTACCTCAAATTTTCCTTCAAATTAAATTCGTTGAAAACCCGAAAGAGCGCGATGTGTGGTATAATGCAATTGCTCAAAATTTTCTTGTTGGCGGAATGTTTATATCTGCTTTAGCAATTGCTTCTCAACATTAA
- the hemG gene encoding protoporphyrinogen oxidase, whose protein sequence is MTFGIIGGGISGLTAAYQLKSAGFEVILFESSEHLGGKIHTIKKNKYAYDVGPNTVIENNNEFVDLIERLGLNNSKIKADESAATRFILSKGKLKALPTNPLSFLFGNFFSISTKLKILTEPFKKPVSEEESVAGFFKRRFSKELVELVINPFVAGTYASRPEELSVEAGLFKRLKTLEREYGSIIKGFIQDAKKQKFIEKRYSGKMISFDNGIYRIIERLGEDLGDSIQLHQTVSKIDLHSKYYTLHYGAAGKSKQIDLESLIIATPAKEAASLFGKEVHLRKLSQTATVPVAQVFFSFNPIEFTPQKGFGFLIPENENAKILGAVFNSHVFPERYSNTVISVFIGGSRQPHLALLAKDELEMLALTELQRILGFAAKPKETESIQWREAIPQYTVGYRETLQEVEKFEEDYQGIYFCGNWKGAISVPDAIAEAIRTANKAVAKFNSSSEKKVIHS, encoded by the coding sequence ATGACTTTCGGAATTATTGGTGGGGGGATATCGGGACTTACGGCGGCGTATCAACTTAAAAGCGCCGGCTTTGAGGTTATACTCTTTGAAAGCTCAGAGCATTTAGGCGGAAAGATTCACACAATAAAGAAAAATAAATACGCGTATGATGTTGGCCCAAATACGGTTATTGAGAACAACAATGAGTTCGTTGATTTAATTGAACGATTAGGATTAAACAATTCAAAAATAAAAGCTGATGAAAGCGCAGCAACGCGATTTATTTTATCAAAAGGGAAATTAAAAGCATTACCAACCAATCCACTTTCCTTTCTCTTCGGAAATTTTTTTTCGATTTCTACCAAACTGAAAATATTAACTGAACCCTTTAAGAAGCCAGTATCTGAAGAAGAGAGCGTTGCTGGTTTTTTTAAAAGGCGATTTAGCAAAGAACTGGTTGAACTTGTTATCAATCCTTTTGTTGCTGGTACTTATGCCTCAAGACCGGAAGAATTAAGTGTTGAGGCAGGTCTTTTCAAGCGTTTGAAAACACTGGAGCGTGAGTATGGAAGCATCATAAAGGGTTTTATCCAAGATGCAAAAAAGCAAAAGTTTATCGAAAAGAGATACAGTGGCAAAATGATTTCGTTTGATAATGGGATTTACCGAATTATCGAACGGCTGGGGGAAGATTTAGGAGACTCTATTCAATTGCATCAAACGGTATCAAAAATTGATCTCCACTCAAAGTATTACACCCTACATTATGGCGCAGCGGGCAAAAGCAAGCAAATTGATTTAGAGAGTTTAATTATTGCAACACCGGCAAAAGAAGCGGCATCGCTTTTTGGAAAAGAAGTGCATTTAAGAAAACTATCACAAACAGCCACAGTTCCCGTTGCACAAGTTTTCTTCTCATTTAATCCAATTGAATTTACACCTCAAAAAGGATTTGGATTTTTAATTCCTGAAAATGAAAATGCGAAAATATTAGGAGCGGTATTTAACTCTCATGTATTTCCTGAGAGATATTCAAACACAGTTATATCTGTCTTTATTGGAGGCTCACGGCAGCCGCATTTGGCCTTACTTGCAAAGGATGAGTTAGAAATGTTGGCCTTAACTGAACTTCAAAGAATATTGGGGTTTGCTGCAAAGCCCAAAGAAACTGAAAGTATTCAATGGAGAGAAGCGATACCACAATACACCGTGGGTTATCGTGAAACCCTACAAGAAGTCGAAAAATTCGAAGAAGACTATCAAGGAATTTACTTTTGTGGAAATTGGAAGGGTGCAATTTCAGTTCCTGATGCGATAGCAGAGGCCATCAGAACAGCAAATAAAGCAGTTGCCAAATTCAATTCATCAAGCGAAAAAAAAGTAATCCACTCATAA
- a CDS encoding response regulator transcription factor — MQAKTILVADDEMTYASHLRTNLEKEGYKVIWVQSASEAINKVGIKPSALIVDLMRREQAGLDLCRQLRSMPESKHMPIIILTSRDEESDEVVSLEVGADDYIHKSASPRVVSARLRNIIRRYNSLPIQAEESETEVKIGPLEIDRKSHTITLGGKNVFMPRKEFELLWMLATNKGKVFSREMLLRRVWGENIFVTDRTVDVHVCKVRQRLGKFGQENLETIKGVGYRIKV, encoded by the coding sequence ATGCAAGCGAAAACGATATTAGTAGCGGATGACGAAATGACTTATGCCTCACACTTAAGAACCAATCTTGAGAAAGAAGGCTATAAAGTCATTTGGGTTCAAAGTGCATCCGAAGCAATCAATAAAGTTGGCATTAAGCCTTCTGCACTCATCGTTGATTTAATGCGCCGCGAGCAGGCAGGCTTAGATTTGTGTCGTCAACTTCGGTCAATGCCTGAATCAAAGCATATGCCCATTATTATCCTCACCAGTAGAGATGAGGAATCCGATGAAGTAGTCAGTCTTGAAGTCGGTGCCGATGATTACATTCATAAATCAGCAAGCCCACGGGTTGTGAGTGCAAGACTTCGCAACATTATTCGCCGCTATAACTCACTTCCCATTCAAGCTGAAGAAAGTGAAACCGAAGTTAAAATCGGACCACTTGAAATTGACCGTAAATCCCATACAATTACGCTCGGCGGAAAAAATGTTTTTATGCCACGAAAAGAATTTGAACTTCTTTGGATGCTCGCCACAAATAAAGGAAAGGTATTTTCTCGCGAGATGCTTTTAAGACGCGTTTGGGGTGAAAATATCTTTGTTACCGATCGAACGGTTGATGTGCATGTTTGCAAAGTGCGTCAACGACTCGGAAAATTTGGTCAAGAAAACTTAGAGACCATTAAAGGGGTTGGCTATCGGATCAAGGTCTAA
- a CDS encoding LD-carboxypeptidase, translated as MPNIKPKRLKRGDVIGVIAPASPVSSEEKVTQAVKFLERLGFSVKFGANTLKTYGYLAGTDEERADDINSMFADKDVKAIFCLRGGYGTPRLLQLVNYRVIAKNPKILAGFSDITALSLAIYTKTGLITFSAPMIASDMAHPDDYTQENFWSMLTEKVAARCLRNFDAHVPQAVIAGESTGKLIGGNFSLVSSLIGTPFLPQLNNAILLLEDIGEEPYRIDRMFSHLYNGGIFKKLNGLALGQFSDSEPDDDGPTLSMDEVISHYAKMLRKGKPAIQNLSYGHIRQKLTLPIGAKVLIKAYRGKINFELKESVIQ; from the coding sequence ATGCCAAATATTAAACCAAAGCGTTTGAAACGCGGGGATGTCATCGGTGTTATCGCCCCTGCTAGTCCTGTTTCATCGGAAGAAAAAGTAACCCAAGCTGTGAAGTTTCTTGAGCGGCTTGGGTTTTCAGTTAAGTTCGGTGCGAACACACTAAAAACTTATGGATATTTGGCAGGAACCGATGAAGAGCGCGCAGATGATATCAATTCGATGTTTGCCGATAAAGATGTAAAGGCTATTTTCTGTCTTCGTGGCGGCTATGGTACACCTCGACTGCTTCAGTTAGTCAACTATCGAGTAATCGCAAAAAATCCAAAAATCCTTGCCGGATTCTCTGATATAACGGCACTCTCTCTTGCCATTTATACCAAAACCGGACTAATTACATTTTCAGCGCCGATGATAGCTTCTGATATGGCTCATCCGGATGACTACACACAAGAAAATTTCTGGAGTATGTTAACCGAAAAAGTCGCTGCGCGATGCTTAAGAAACTTTGATGCACATGTACCGCAAGCTGTGATCGCCGGTGAATCAACCGGAAAACTCATTGGTGGCAATTTCTCTTTAGTTTCAAGCCTTATCGGAACCCCTTTTCTGCCACAACTCAATAACGCGATTTTACTTCTCGAAGATATTGGAGAAGAGCCTTACCGAATCGATCGAATGTTTTCTCATTTGTATAATGGAGGAATATTCAAAAAACTAAATGGCCTTGCATTAGGTCAGTTTAGTGATAGTGAACCCGATGATGATGGGCCAACTCTATCAATGGATGAAGTAATTTCTCATTATGCTAAAATGCTACGAAAAGGGAAACCCGCGATTCAAAATTTATCTTACGGTCATATTCGTCAGAAATTAACTTTACCTATTGGTGCTAAAGTTTTGATTAAAGCGTATCGAGGAAAAATAAACTTCGAACTCAAAGAGTCTGTGATTCAGTAA
- the nuoH gene encoding NADH-quinone oxidoreductase subunit NuoH → MINEFFLTLTFLDRLMVLGIVLFVLLTSVAYTVYAERRIAALIQHRIGPNRVGPAGLLQPIADVVKLLFKEDIVPATSNHFFHLLAPMISLFAALTTIAVVPFSKGVSIADIGVGMLYILAITSLGVYGITISGWSSNSKYSLLGGLRSSAQMISYEVSMGLAVVSVVVLSNSLSLLDIVESQTANPLLWNCSRNFLGFIVFTVAAFAETNRAPFDLPEAEQELVGGYHTEYSSMKFALFFLAEYANMIVASAVISTLFLGGYQVPFWSDAPWYLQTAAFVTKTLFMIFVFIWVRWTIPRFKYNQLMDLGWKKLFPLALFNLLFISAAVLIYDSLTSH, encoded by the coding sequence ATGATTAATGAATTTTTCTTGACGCTTACATTCTTAGACCGGTTAATGGTTTTAGGAATTGTTCTCTTTGTTTTGCTTACCTCGGTTGCATATACCGTTTACGCTGAACGCCGAATTGCTGCGCTGATTCAACACCGTATCGGGCCGAATCGTGTTGGGCCGGCAGGTCTGCTTCAACCGATTGCAGATGTGGTGAAGTTGCTATTCAAAGAGGATATTGTTCCCGCCACTTCCAATCATTTTTTTCATTTACTTGCCCCTATGATTTCGCTTTTTGCTGCCCTAACAACCATTGCCGTTGTTCCTTTTTCAAAAGGCGTTTCGATTGCAGATATCGGTGTTGGGATGCTCTACATCCTTGCCATCACTTCTTTAGGAGTGTATGGAATAACCATTTCAGGATGGTCTTCAAATTCGAAGTACTCCCTTCTCGGAGGACTTCGCTCTTCTGCACAAATGATTAGTTACGAGGTATCAATGGGGCTTGCCGTAGTGAGCGTGGTGGTGCTTTCAAATTCGCTTTCATTGCTTGATATCGTTGAGTCTCAAACAGCCAATCCGCTTCTTTGGAATTGCAGCCGCAATTTCCTCGGTTTTATTGTTTTTACGGTTGCTGCATTTGCGGAAACTAACCGCGCACCTTTTGATTTACCCGAAGCAGAGCAAGAACTTGTCGGTGGATACCATACCGAGTACTCGTCAATGAAATTTGCGCTTTTCTTTTTGGCTGAATATGCCAATATGATTGTTGCTTCAGCCGTCATCTCTACTTTATTTCTCGGAGGATATCAAGTTCCATTTTGGAGTGATGCACCGTGGTATCTTCAAACTGCCGCTTTTGTGACTAAAACCTTATTCATGATTTTCGTTTTTATTTGGGTTCGATGGACAATCCCACGATTCAAATACAATCAATTGATGGATTTAGGTTGGAAAAAACTTTTTCCACTTGCACTATTTAATCTACTCTTCATTTCTGCGGCTGTCCTTATCTATGATTCACTTACAAGTCATTAA